One Budorcas taxicolor isolate Tak-1 chromosome 13, Takin1.1, whole genome shotgun sequence DNA window includes the following coding sequences:
- the RGS19 gene encoding regulator of G-protein signaling 19 isoform X2, whose protein sequence is MSSHDAAPSAPPRRNPCCLCWCCCCSCSWNEERRRAWRASRESRLQPLPSCEVCATPTPTPEEVRSWAQSFDKLMHSPAGRSVFREFLRTEYSEENMLFWLACEELKAEANQHVVDEKARLIYEDYVSILSPKEVSLDSRVREGINKKMQEPSAHTFDDAQLQIYTLMHRDSYPRFLSSPAYRTLLLQGASQSSSEA, encoded by the exons ATGTCCAGTCATGATGCGGCCCCCTCGGCTCCCCCCAGGCGAAACCCCTGCTGCTTGTGCTGGTGCTGTTGTTGCAGCTGCTCTTG GAACGAAGAACGTCGGCGGGCCTGGCGAGCCTCCCGGGAGAGCAGGCTACAGCCCCTCCCCAGTTGCGAAGTCTG CGCCACGCCTACGCCGACCCCGGAAGAGGTGCGGAGCTGGGCGCAGTCCTTCGACAAGCTGATGCACAGCCCAGCGGGTCGCAGTGTATTCCGGGAGTTCCTGCGCACGGAGTACAGCGAGGAGAACATGCTCTTCTGGCTAGCCTGCGAGGAACTCAAGGCCGAGGCCAACCAGCATGTGGTGGACGAGAAGGCCCGGCTCATCTACGAGGACTACGTGTCCATCCTGTCCCCCAAGGAG GTGAGCCTGGACTCCCGGGTGCGGGAGGGCATCAACAAGAAGATGCAGGAGCCGTCGGCGCACACGTTCGATGACGCACAGCTGCAGATTTACACGCTGATGCACCGAGACTCCTACCCCCGCTTCCTCAGCTCCCCCGCCTACCGCACCCTGCTGCTCCAGGGGGCCTCCCAGTCCTCCAGCGAGGCCTAG
- the OPRL1 gene encoding nociceptin receptor, producing the protein MESLFPAPFWEVLYQEHLQGNLSLLSANHSLLPPHLLLNTSHGAFLPLGLKVTIVGLYLAVCIGGLLGNCLVIHTKMKTATNIYIFNLALADTLVLLTLPFQGTDVLLGFWPFGNALCKTVIAIDYYNMFTSTFTLTAMSVDRYVAICHPIRALDVRTSSKAQAVNVAIWALASVVGVPVAIMGSAQVEDEEIECLVEIPTPQDYWGPVFAVCIFLFSFIIPVLIISICYSLMIRRLRGVRLLSGSREKDRNLRRITRLVLVVVAVFVGCWTPVQVFVLVQGLGVQPGSETAVAILRFCTALGYVNSGLNPILYAFLDENFKACFRKFCCASTLRREMQVSDRVRSIAKDVALAHKTSETVPRPA; encoded by the exons ATGGAGTCCCTCTTCCCTGCCCCGTTCTGGGAGGTCCTCTACCAGGAGCACCTGCAGGGCAACCTGTCTCTCCTGAGCGCCAACCACAGCCTGCTGCCCCCCCACCTGCTGCTCAATACCAGCCACGGCGCCTTCTTGCCCCTTGGGCTCAAGGTCACCATTGTGGGGCTCTACCTGGCTGTGTGCATCGGGGGGCTGTTGGGAAACTGCCTCGTCAT ACACACCAAGATGAAGACAGCTACcaacatttacatctttaatctGGCCCTGGCAGACACTTTGGTGCTGCTGACCCTGCCCTTCCAGGGCACAGATGTCCTCCTGGGCTTCTGGCCATTTGGAAATGCCCTGTGCAAGACAGTCATTGCCATCGACTATTACAACATGTTTACCAGCACCTTCACGCTGACTGCCATGAGTGtggaccgctatgtggccatctgccaccCTATCCGCGCCCTCGACGTCCGGACATCCAGCAAGGCCCAGGCCGTCAACGTGGCCATCTGGGCCCTGGCCTCCGTTGTCGGTGTTCCTGTTGCCATCATGGGCTCGGCACAGGTTGAGGATGAAG AGATCGAGTGTCTGGTGGAGATCCCCACCCCACAGGATTACTGGGGCCCCGTGTTTGCCGTCTgcatcttcctcttctccttcatcATCCCCGTGCTCATCATCTCCATCTGCTACAGCCTGATGATCCGGCGGCTGCGTGGCGTCCGCCTGCTCTCAGGCTCCCGGGAGAAGGACCGGAACCTGCGGCGCATCACGCgactggtgctggtggtggtggccgTGTTCGTGGGCTGCTGGACGCCTGTCCAGGTCTTCGTGCTGGTCCAAGGGTTGGGTGTCCAGCCGGGCAGTGAGACCGCGGTGGCCATCCTGCGTTTCTGCACAGCTCTTGGCTACGTCAACAGTGGCCTCAACCCCATCCTTTATGCCTTCCTGGATGAAAACTTCAAAGCCTGCTTCCGGAAGTTCTGCTGTGCATCAACCCTGCGACGGGAGATGCAGGTGTCTGACCGCGTCCGCAGCATTGCCAAAGACGTGGCTCTCGCCCACAAGACCTCTGAGACAGTGCCGCGGCCAGCATGA
- the TCEA2 gene encoding transcription elongation factor A protein 2 isoform X1, with amino-acid sequence MMGKEEEIARIARRLDKMVTKKSAEGAMDLLRELKAMPVTLHLLQSTRVGMSVNALRKQSSDEEVVTLAKSLIKSWKKLLDASDAKARERRRGGSLPTSSSKEASEAQDPSRKRPELPRMPSTPRITTFPPVPVTCDAVRTKCREMLTAALQTDHDHVAIGADCECLAGQIEECIFRDVGNTDMKYKNRVRSRLSNLKDAKNPGLRRNVLCGAITPQQIAVMTSEEMASDELKEIRKAMTKEAIREHQMARTGGTQTDLFTCGKCRKKNCTYTQVQTRSSDEPMTTFVVCNECGNRWKFC; translated from the exons ATGATGGGCAAGGAGGAGGAGATAGCGCGGATCGCCCGGAGGCTGGACAAGATGGTGACCAAGAAGAGCGCG GAGGGAGCCATGGACCTGCTGCGGGAGCTGAAGGCCATGCCTGTCACACTGCATCTGCTGCAG TCCACCCGTGTTGGCATGTCCGTCAATGCCCTGCGGAAGCAGAGCTCGGATGAGGAGGTCGTCACACTAGCCAAGTCCCTCATCAAGTCCTGGAAGAAGCTCTTGG ATGCTTCAGACGCCAAAGCCAGGGAGCGGAGGAGGGGCGGGTCTCTGCCCACGTCATCCTCCAAGGAGGCCTCTGAGGCCCAGGACCCCAG CCGCAAGAGGCCAGAGCTGCCCAGGATGCCCTCAACACCAAGGATCACCACGTTTCCCCCCGTGCCAGTCACCTGTGACGCTGTGCGAACCAAGTGTCGTGAGATGCTGACCGCTGCTCTGCAGACAGACC ATGACCACGTGGCCATTGGTGCAGACTGCGAGTGCCTGGCGGGCCAGATCGAAGAAT GTATCTTCCGGGACGTGGGAAACACAGACATGAAGTACAAGAACCGCGTGCGGAGCCGCCTCTCCAACCTAAAGGATGCCAAGAACCCCGGCCTGCGGCGCAACGTGCTGTGTGGCGCCATCACGCCCCAGCAGATTGCTGTCATGACCTCAGAG GAGATGGCTAGCGATGAGCTGAAGGAGATCCGCAAGGCCATGACCAAGGAGGCCATCCGTGAGCACCAGATGGCGCGCACAGGTGGCACACAGACGGACCTGTTTACCTGTGGCAAGTGCAGAAAGAAGAACTGCACCTACACGCAG GTGCAGACCCGCAGCTCTGATGAGCCGATGACCACCTTCGTTGTCTGCAATGAGTGTGGGAACCGCTGGAAG TTCTGCTGA
- the LKAAEAR1 gene encoding protein LKAAEAR1 — translation MQPEPGKETGRRGPRERANKGAQGAGAGVGRGQVERPKPGWALTLEGLAAMRPAQRHSHLLFGDLLEDVGAATCLFPCESAEVGYRMPDSRAWTLPLEPPAQRQDRLLGVLKAAEARGRVRALRLRYARMRAEEISLLIQRQRSARAAIRLELFLPPQLKPTRIPDPLDRQERRRVETILEEKVHGSIFPR, via the exons ATGCAGCCGGAGCCAGGGAAGGAGACCGGGAGGAGGGGCCCGCGGGAGCGAGCGAACAAGGGCGCGCAGGGAGCAGGGGCCGGCGTGGGGCGCGGCCAGGTGGAGCGCCCTAAGCCGGGCTGGGCCCTCACACTTGAGGGGCTGGCGGCCATGCGGCCCGCGCAGCGCCACAGCCACCTGCTCTTCGGCGACCTGCTTGAGGACGTGGGCGCGGCCACCTGCCTCTTCCCGTGCGAGTCAGCAGAGGTTGGGTACCGCATGCCGGACTCGCGTGCGTGGACGCTGCCGCTCGAGCCACCCGCGCAGCGCCAGGACCGGCTCCTCGGCGTCCTTAAGGCCGCCGAGGCCCGCGGCCGTGTCCGCGCGCTCCGGCTGCGCTACGCCCGCATGCGG GCGGAGGAGATCTCGCTCCTCATTCAGCGCCAAAGGTCCGCGCGCGCCGCCATCCGGCTGGAGCTGTTCCTACCGCCGCAGCTGAAGCCCACGAGGATCCCAGACCCCCTGGACCGGCAAGAG AGGAGGCGCGTGGAGACCATCCTGGAGGAGAAAGTCCACGGCAGCATCTTCCCGCGTTGA
- the TCEA2 gene encoding transcription elongation factor A protein 2 isoform X2, translated as MMGKEEEIARIARRLDKMVTKKSAEGAMDLLRELKAMPVTLHLLQSTRVGMSVNALRKQSSDEEVVTLAKSLIKSWKKLLDASDAKARERRRGGSLPTSSSKEASEAQDPSRKRPELPRMPSTPRITTFPPVPVTCDAVRTKCREMLTAALQTDHDHVAIGADCECLAGQIEECIFRDVGNTDMKYKNRVRSRLSNLKDAKNPGLRRNVLCGAITPQQIAVMTSEMASDELKEIRKAMTKEAIREHQMARTGGTQTDLFTCGKCRKKNCTYTQVQTRSSDEPMTTFVVCNECGNRWKFC; from the exons ATGATGGGCAAGGAGGAGGAGATAGCGCGGATCGCCCGGAGGCTGGACAAGATGGTGACCAAGAAGAGCGCG GAGGGAGCCATGGACCTGCTGCGGGAGCTGAAGGCCATGCCTGTCACACTGCATCTGCTGCAG TCCACCCGTGTTGGCATGTCCGTCAATGCCCTGCGGAAGCAGAGCTCGGATGAGGAGGTCGTCACACTAGCCAAGTCCCTCATCAAGTCCTGGAAGAAGCTCTTGG ATGCTTCAGACGCCAAAGCCAGGGAGCGGAGGAGGGGCGGGTCTCTGCCCACGTCATCCTCCAAGGAGGCCTCTGAGGCCCAGGACCCCAG CCGCAAGAGGCCAGAGCTGCCCAGGATGCCCTCAACACCAAGGATCACCACGTTTCCCCCCGTGCCAGTCACCTGTGACGCTGTGCGAACCAAGTGTCGTGAGATGCTGACCGCTGCTCTGCAGACAGACC ATGACCACGTGGCCATTGGTGCAGACTGCGAGTGCCTGGCGGGCCAGATCGAAGAAT GTATCTTCCGGGACGTGGGAAACACAGACATGAAGTACAAGAACCGCGTGCGGAGCCGCCTCTCCAACCTAAAGGATGCCAAGAACCCCGGCCTGCGGCGCAACGTGCTGTGTGGCGCCATCACGCCCCAGCAGATTGCTGTCATGACCTCAGAG ATGGCTAGCGATGAGCTGAAGGAGATCCGCAAGGCCATGACCAAGGAGGCCATCCGTGAGCACCAGATGGCGCGCACAGGTGGCACACAGACGGACCTGTTTACCTGTGGCAAGTGCAGAAAGAAGAACTGCACCTACACGCAG GTGCAGACCCGCAGCTCTGATGAGCCGATGACCACCTTCGTTGTCTGCAATGAGTGTGGGAACCGCTGGAAG TTCTGCTGA
- the RGS19 gene encoding regulator of G-protein signaling 19 isoform X1, translating to MPTPPEAEKQQTGPEEADQPPSMSSHDAAPSAPPRRNPCCLCWCCCCSCSWNEERRRAWRASRESRLQPLPSCEVCATPTPTPEEVRSWAQSFDKLMHSPAGRSVFREFLRTEYSEENMLFWLACEELKAEANQHVVDEKARLIYEDYVSILSPKEVSLDSRVREGINKKMQEPSAHTFDDAQLQIYTLMHRDSYPRFLSSPAYRTLLLQGASQSSSEA from the exons ATGCCCACCCCACCTGAGGCTGAGAAGCAG CAAACAGGGCCAGAGGAGGCGGACCAGCCCCCCTCGATGTCCAGTCATGATGCGGCCCCCTCGGCTCCCCCCAGGCGAAACCCCTGCTGCTTGTGCTGGTGCTGTTGTTGCAGCTGCTCTTG GAACGAAGAACGTCGGCGGGCCTGGCGAGCCTCCCGGGAGAGCAGGCTACAGCCCCTCCCCAGTTGCGAAGTCTG CGCCACGCCTACGCCGACCCCGGAAGAGGTGCGGAGCTGGGCGCAGTCCTTCGACAAGCTGATGCACAGCCCAGCGGGTCGCAGTGTATTCCGGGAGTTCCTGCGCACGGAGTACAGCGAGGAGAACATGCTCTTCTGGCTAGCCTGCGAGGAACTCAAGGCCGAGGCCAACCAGCATGTGGTGGACGAGAAGGCCCGGCTCATCTACGAGGACTACGTGTCCATCCTGTCCCCCAAGGAG GTGAGCCTGGACTCCCGGGTGCGGGAGGGCATCAACAAGAAGATGCAGGAGCCGTCGGCGCACACGTTCGATGACGCACAGCTGCAGATTTACACGCTGATGCACCGAGACTCCTACCCCCGCTTCCTCAGCTCCCCCGCCTACCGCACCCTGCTGCTCCAGGGGGCCTCCCAGTCCTCCAGCGAGGCCTAG